The following are encoded in a window of Sphaerisporangium siamense genomic DNA:
- a CDS encoding Fur family transcriptional regulator: protein MTSRRDAVRDILQRSEGFRSAQDIYAEMRAGGAKIGLTTVYRALQSLADSNQVDVLRTDDGESVYRACATGTHHHHLVCRRCGHTVEVAGPAVERWAEAVGAEHGFTAVTHTVEVFGTCGSCARVASAG from the coding sequence ATGACGAGCCGCCGTGACGCCGTACGGGACATTCTCCAGCGAAGCGAGGGGTTCCGCAGCGCTCAGGACATCTACGCAGAGATGCGGGCCGGTGGGGCGAAGATCGGCCTCACCACCGTGTACCGCGCGCTCCAGTCCCTGGCCGACTCCAACCAGGTCGACGTCCTGCGCACGGACGACGGCGAGTCGGTCTACCGCGCCTGCGCCACCGGCACCCACCACCATCACCTGGTGTGCCGGCGCTGCGGCCACACGGTCGAGGTGGCGGGCCCGGCCGTCGAGCGGTGGGCGGAGGCGGTGGGCGCCGAGCACGGCTTCACGGCGGTCACGCACACCGTCGAGGTTTTCGGCACCTGCGGCTCCTGCGCGCGGGTCGCCTCGGCGGGCTGA
- a CDS encoding antibiotic biosynthesis monooxygenase family protein, protein MFAVIRYSVPEARAEEFTRSARSVLAVLAAQAGFRSGRIGRSVDEPNLWALVSEWDGAGFYRRALSAARMDMYPTMDMVVNEPSAFEIMEEIA, encoded by the coding sequence ATGTTCGCGGTCATCCGGTACTCCGTTCCCGAGGCGCGCGCCGAAGAGTTCACGCGGTCCGCCCGATCCGTCCTCGCCGTGCTGGCCGCCCAGGCCGGGTTCCGCTCCGGGAGGATCGGCAGATCCGTGGACGAGCCGAACCTGTGGGCGCTGGTCAGCGAATGGGACGGCGCCGGCTTCTACCGGCGCGCCCTGTCGGCGGCGCGCATGGACATGTATCCGACCATGGACATGGTCGTCAACGAGCCCAGCGCCTTCGAGATCATGGAGGAGATCGCCTGA
- the recO gene encoding DNA repair protein RecO, which yields MNLYRDEGIVLRTQKLGEADRIVTVLTKRTGKVRGVAKGVRRTMSRFGARLEPFTHIDVQFHTGRSLDVVTQVETLRPYGEALVSDYPRYTAGTAMLETADRLVMGEKEPALRQFLLLVGGLRTLADGDHEARLVLDAYFLRSLAVAGYAPALDSCARCSTPAIRAFAIAAGGVVCGGCRPPGAAVPAAETIGLMIALTRGDWASADASEQRHRAECSGLVAAYLQWHLEHGIRSLRHVERV from the coding sequence GTGAACCTCTACCGCGACGAGGGCATCGTGCTGCGCACCCAGAAGCTGGGCGAGGCCGACCGCATCGTCACGGTCCTGACCAAACGCACGGGCAAGGTCCGCGGGGTCGCCAAGGGCGTCCGGCGCACCATGTCCAGGTTCGGCGCGCGGCTCGAACCCTTCACGCACATCGACGTGCAGTTCCACACCGGGCGCTCGCTCGACGTGGTCACCCAGGTCGAGACGCTCAGGCCGTACGGCGAGGCCCTGGTCTCCGACTACCCCCGCTACACCGCGGGCACCGCCATGCTGGAGACCGCCGACCGTCTGGTCATGGGCGAGAAGGAACCGGCGCTGCGGCAGTTCCTGCTGCTGGTCGGCGGCCTGCGCACCCTCGCCGACGGCGACCACGAGGCCCGGCTGGTCCTCGACGCCTACTTCCTGCGCTCGCTGGCCGTGGCCGGGTACGCCCCCGCGCTCGACTCCTGCGCGCGCTGCTCCACGCCCGCCATCCGGGCCTTCGCCATCGCGGCGGGCGGCGTGGTCTGCGGCGGCTGCCGTCCACCCGGCGCCGCCGTCCCCGCGGCCGAGACCATCGGCCTCATGATCGCCCTCACCCGTGGCGACTGGGCCTCCGCCGACGCCTCCGAGCAGCGCCACCGCGCCGAGTGCAGCGGCCTGGTCGCGGCTTACCTGCAATGGCACCTCGAACACGGAATACGCTCGCTACGACACGTCGAGCGCGTCTGA
- a CDS encoding metal ABC transporter ATP-binding protein, whose amino-acid sequence MTGSAQATGVAPPPVTADTTPAFAMTEGRVALDGRPVLRGIDLRVTPGEVVAVLGANGSGKSTLIRALLGLTPLSGGSTELYGVPPARFRQWWRVGYVPQRLSVGGGVPATVREVVTSGRVARQRRLRRANAEDRAAVARALDAVGLTARAGDPVGWLSGGQQQRVLIARALAGDPDTYVMDEPTAGVDAENQRHLAATLAVLVERGKTVLLVAHELGPMAPLITRSVVLRDGLVVHDGAPPRGEPAHPAHHAADLPGPGAAR is encoded by the coding sequence ATGACCGGATCCGCACAGGCGACCGGCGTCGCCCCGCCGCCGGTGACGGCGGACACCACGCCGGCGTTCGCCATGACCGAGGGCCGCGTCGCGCTGGACGGCCGCCCGGTGCTGCGGGGCATCGACCTGCGCGTCACCCCCGGCGAGGTGGTGGCCGTGCTCGGGGCCAACGGCTCGGGCAAGTCCACGCTGATCCGCGCCCTGCTCGGCCTGACACCGCTGTCGGGCGGCTCCACCGAGCTGTACGGCGTCCCGCCGGCCCGGTTCCGGCAGTGGTGGCGCGTCGGCTACGTCCCCCAGCGCCTGTCGGTGGGCGGCGGCGTGCCCGCGACCGTGCGCGAGGTCGTGACCTCCGGCCGCGTCGCCCGTCAGCGGCGCCTGCGCCGCGCGAACGCCGAGGACCGCGCCGCCGTGGCCCGCGCGCTGGACGCGGTGGGCCTGACCGCCCGCGCGGGCGACCCGGTGGGGTGGCTGTCCGGCGGTCAGCAGCAGCGGGTGCTGATCGCCCGCGCGCTCGCCGGCGACCCGGACACCTACGTCATGGACGAGCCGACGGCGGGCGTGGACGCCGAGAACCAGCGGCACCTGGCCGCCACGCTGGCCGTGCTGGTGGAGCGGGGCAAGACCGTCCTGCTGGTCGCGCACGAGCTGGGCCCGATGGCGCCGCTGATCACCCGGTCGGTGGTCCTGCGCGACGGCCTCGTCGTCCACGACGGCGCTCCCCCGCGCGGCGAACCCGCCCACCCCGCCCATCACGCCGCCGACCTGCCGGGGCCGGGGGCCGCGCGATGA
- a CDS encoding metal ABC transporter permease, with protein MIEMLRYDFMWRALAAALLVGLSAPAVGTFIVQRRLALLGDGIGHVALTGVALGFLTGTAPVLTAVVVAVLGAVAIELVRARGRTTGDVALALLFYGGIAGGVLLIGLAPGGSNATLTSYLFGSISSVSGQDVWVIAVLAAFVLGVVAVFGRELFVLCQDEDVARVNGLPVRFLSLLVAVTAALTVVIAMRVVGLLLVSALMVVPVATSQQITRGFVTTMLLAMGLGVAATVGGLTSAFYAGVAPGAAIVLLALCGFVIALGVGRFVRRGRAQQAGP; from the coding sequence ATGATCGAGATGCTGCGGTACGACTTCATGTGGCGGGCGCTGGCCGCGGCGCTCCTGGTCGGCCTGTCGGCCCCGGCGGTCGGCACCTTCATCGTCCAGCGCCGCCTCGCCCTGCTCGGCGACGGCATCGGCCACGTCGCGCTCACCGGCGTGGCGCTCGGCTTCCTGACCGGCACCGCCCCCGTGCTCACCGCCGTCGTGGTGGCCGTGCTGGGGGCGGTCGCGATCGAGCTGGTGCGGGCGCGCGGCCGCACCACCGGCGACGTGGCGCTGGCGCTGCTCTTCTACGGCGGCATCGCGGGCGGCGTGCTGCTCATCGGGCTCGCGCCCGGCGGCAGCAACGCGACGCTGACCTCCTACCTGTTCGGCTCGATCAGCAGCGTGAGCGGGCAGGACGTGTGGGTGATCGCGGTGCTGGCCGCCTTCGTGCTCGGCGTGGTCGCGGTCTTCGGCCGCGAGCTGTTCGTGCTGTGCCAGGACGAGGACGTCGCCCGGGTGAACGGGCTTCCGGTGCGCTTCCTCAGCCTGCTCGTCGCGGTCACCGCCGCGCTCACCGTCGTGATCGCGATGCGCGTGGTGGGCCTGCTGCTGGTGAGCGCGCTCATGGTGGTGCCGGTGGCGACCAGCCAGCAGATCACCCGGGGCTTCGTGACCACCATGCTGCTGGCCATGGGCCTCGGCGTGGCCGCGACGGTGGGCGGGCTCACCTCCGCCTTCTACGCGGGGGTCGCGCCGGGCGCGGCGATCGTTCTGCTCGCCTTGTGTGGGTTCGTCATAGCCCTGGGCGTGGGTAGATTCGTACGGCGGGGCCGCGCTCAGCAGGCCGGCCCCTAA
- a CDS encoding DUF5941 domain-containing protein: MITHPQAAAAPVPDPEEERRRVQTARLLAYRDDGPLVALLRGAMGPGLPPVPATLAALAAVVAIGATGVLGDGTGAVMLLPVAAMLVLVIPTAPRDHLGRFDWLVPPVIRGTEFLTVILLGLAADTPKWLLFVLIYVVGYHTYDTVYRTRQGIWPAPWVFQAGLGWETRLLLLGVGAALGVLTWVVAALCLYLGVLFAVESVTSWVRLDKQASPAQASDDLEASPEEAMEQATGEADKA; encoded by the coding sequence ATGATCACCCATCCGCAGGCCGCCGCCGCCCCCGTCCCCGACCCCGAGGAGGAGCGCCGCCGCGTGCAGACGGCTCGCCTGCTCGCCTACCGGGACGACGGCCCGCTGGTGGCGCTGCTGCGCGGCGCGATGGGGCCGGGCCTGCCCCCGGTCCCCGCCACGCTCGCCGCCCTGGCGGCCGTGGTCGCGATCGGCGCGACCGGCGTCCTCGGGGACGGCACGGGCGCGGTCATGCTGCTGCCGGTGGCGGCGATGCTCGTGCTGGTGATCCCCACCGCGCCGCGCGACCACCTGGGCCGGTTCGACTGGCTGGTCCCGCCGGTGATCCGGGGCACCGAGTTCCTCACGGTCATCCTGCTCGGCCTCGCGGCGGACACGCCCAAGTGGCTGCTGTTCGTGCTGATCTACGTGGTCGGCTACCACACCTACGACACGGTGTACCGCACCCGCCAGGGCATCTGGCCGGCCCCGTGGGTGTTCCAGGCCGGACTCGGCTGGGAGACCCGCCTGCTCCTCCTCGGCGTGGGCGCGGCCCTCGGCGTGCTCACCTGGGTGGTGGCCGCCCTGTGCCTGTACCTCGGCGTGCTGTTCGCCGTCGAGAGCGTCACGAGCTGGGTGCGCCTCGACAAGCAGGCCTCCCCCGCCCAGGCCTCCGACGACCTGGAGGCCTCCCCCGAGGAGGCCATGGAACAGGCCACCGGCGAGGCCGACAAGGCCTGA
- a CDS encoding isoprenyl transferase, whose amino-acid sequence MNVRPPNPHPSGAVPPSIPRDLIPRHVAIVMDGNGRWAKARGLPRTEGHRAGEASLFDAIEGAIELGIPNLSAYAFSTENWRRSPDEVRFLMGFNREVIRRRRDELNAMGVRVRWAGRPGRLWKSVIKELQEAEQMTRGNTTLNLQFCVNYGGRAEIVDAALRLAEDIAAGRIKPGKVSERTFARYLDEPEMPDVDLFLRSSGEQRTSNFLLWQSAYAEMVFLNQLWPDFDRRDLWHACEVYAKRDRRYGGAVPNPVPGPDADPDLD is encoded by the coding sequence GTGAACGTCCGTCCGCCGAACCCCCACCCGTCGGGGGCCGTGCCCCCGTCGATCCCGCGGGATCTGATCCCCCGGCACGTCGCCATCGTCATGGACGGCAACGGGCGGTGGGCCAAGGCCAGGGGGCTGCCGAGGACGGAAGGGCACCGGGCGGGGGAGGCGTCGCTGTTCGACGCGATCGAGGGGGCCATCGAGCTCGGCATCCCCAACCTGTCGGCCTACGCCTTCTCGACCGAGAACTGGCGCCGTTCCCCGGACGAGGTGCGCTTCCTCATGGGGTTCAACCGCGAGGTGATCCGCAGGCGCAGGGACGAGCTGAACGCCATGGGCGTGCGCGTCCGCTGGGCCGGACGGCCGGGCAGGCTCTGGAAGAGCGTCATCAAGGAGCTCCAGGAGGCGGAGCAGATGACGCGCGGCAACACCACGCTGAACCTGCAGTTCTGTGTCAACTACGGCGGCCGGGCCGAGATCGTCGACGCCGCCCTCCGCCTGGCCGAGGACATCGCCGCGGGCCGGATCAAGCCCGGCAAGGTCTCCGAGCGCACCTTCGCCCGCTACCTGGACGAGCCCGAGATGCCGGACGTCGACCTGTTCCTGCGGTCCTCCGGCGAGCAGCGCACGTCTAACTTCCTGCTCTGGCAGTCCGCCTACGCCGAGATGGTCTTCCTCAACCAGCTCTGGCCCGACTTCGACCGCCGCGACCTGTGGCACGCCTGCGAGGTCTACGCCAAACGCGACAGAAGGTACGGCGGCGCCGTGCCCAATCCGGTGCCCGGCCCCGACGCCGACCCCGACCTCGACTGA
- a CDS encoding metal ABC transporter substrate-binding protein — MPPFSPKTRRAGRLSWPRRRAAAVLGAAALLATPACSEGVTASADQAEGRPTVLAAFYPLEWISVKAGGQDAAVTGLTQPGVEPHDLELTPRQIADIERADLIVYIKGVQPAVDEAVMEHAAGKAFDAASVVATVPSTAEQRSTGDGVSYDPHLWLDPSRLATVVAKLGERLAAIDRAHAAGYASRAGTAAGELNALDAEFRRTLAGCATRTLVTSHTAFGYLAERYNLRQVGISGLDPEAEPDPARLARVAATAREEGVTTIFTEELVSPKVAEVLAGEVGAKTAVLNPIESRPAQGDYLSAARANLSALRTALGCP; from the coding sequence GTGCCGCCCTTTTCGCCCAAAACCCGCCGAGCCGGACGGCTGTCGTGGCCGCGACGGCGCGCCGCCGCCGTGCTCGGCGCCGCCGCGCTGCTCGCCACCCCCGCCTGCTCGGAAGGCGTGACGGCCTCCGCGGACCAGGCCGAGGGCAGGCCGACGGTGCTCGCCGCCTTCTACCCGCTGGAGTGGATCTCCGTGAAGGCCGGCGGCCAGGACGCCGCGGTGACCGGCCTCACCCAGCCCGGCGTCGAGCCGCACGACCTTGAGCTGACCCCGCGCCAGATCGCCGACATCGAGCGGGCCGACCTGATCGTCTACATCAAGGGCGTGCAGCCGGCCGTCGACGAGGCCGTCATGGAGCACGCCGCCGGCAAGGCGTTCGACGCCGCCTCGGTGGTCGCCACGGTGCCGTCCACCGCCGAGCAGCGCTCCACCGGCGACGGCGTCTCCTACGACCCCCACCTGTGGCTGGACCCGTCCCGGCTCGCCACCGTCGTGGCCAAGCTCGGCGAGCGGCTCGCCGCGATCGACCGCGCCCACGCCGCCGGGTACGCCTCGCGGGCCGGCACGGCGGCCGGCGAGCTGAACGCGCTGGACGCCGAGTTCCGCCGCACCCTGGCCGGGTGCGCCACCCGCACCCTCGTCACCAGCCACACGGCGTTCGGCTATCTGGCGGAACGTTACAACCTGCGGCAGGTCGGCATCAGCGGCCTCGACCCCGAGGCCGAGCCCGACCCGGCCCGCCTCGCGCGGGTGGCCGCCACCGCCCGCGAGGAGGGCGTGACCACGATCTTCACCGAGGAACTCGTCAGCCCCAAGGTCGCCGAGGTCCTCGCCGGAGAGGTCGGCGCCAAGACGGCCGTGCTCAACCCGATCGAGAGCCGTCCCGCCCAGGGCGACTACCTGTCCGCCGCGCGCGCCAACCTCTCCGCGCTCCGCACCGCACTGGGATGCCCATGA
- a CDS encoding DUF6703 family protein, whose product MADKHDSASSSSPKSGPNSAQRSARERSVPAHPLARRPAGGNARPAGRPLPRGEHFMTPGATGLRRAVERKSAAPLVYLYGLPRWIIPVVLVVLLLVALAVPDWRGGLAALPVLAFVAWLAYMSWPSLGAGARILRVALGVFLVLLAAERFGLIF is encoded by the coding sequence GTGGCCGACAAGCACGACTCCGCCTCCTCGTCCTCGCCGAAGTCCGGGCCGAACTCCGCGCAGAGGTCCGCCCGGGAGCGTTCGGTCCCGGCGCATCCTCTGGCGCGCCGGCCGGCCGGCGGGAACGCACGTCCCGCGGGCCGCCCGCTGCCGCGCGGCGAGCACTTCATGACGCCCGGCGCCACGGGCCTGCGCCGCGCTGTCGAGCGCAAGAGCGCGGCCCCGCTGGTCTACCTGTACGGCCTGCCGCGCTGGATCATCCCCGTGGTGCTGGTGGTGCTGCTGCTGGTGGCGCTCGCCGTGCCCGACTGGCGGGGCGGGCTGGCCGCGCTGCCGGTGCTGGCCTTCGTGGCCTGGCTGGCCTACATGTCGTGGCCGTCGCTGGGCGCGGGAGCGAGGATCCTCCGGGTGGCGCTCGGGGTCTTCCTCGTCCTGCTGGCCGCGGAGCGCTTCGGCCTGATCTTCTGA
- a CDS encoding CGNR zinc finger domain-containing protein, whose protein sequence is MPLSHDMVCSLAAAADLVNSAPETGGPDWLTDLAGLHAYLERHEVSGVGSVTEADLAEVRALRATFQEVFAAPDAGAAVALLNVLLERTRIAARLTEHDGWPLHVHYFAPGASVAEHLAADYGVALAHLLVENEWERLRTCAAPDCDKVFVDESRNRSRVYCDSRTCGNRMHVAAYRARRRA, encoded by the coding sequence ATGCCGTTGAGTCATGACATGGTGTGCTCGCTCGCCGCGGCCGCCGATCTCGTCAACTCCGCGCCCGAGACCGGCGGTCCTGACTGGCTCACCGACCTCGCCGGTCTCCACGCCTACCTCGAACGCCACGAGGTGAGCGGCGTCGGCTCCGTGACGGAGGCCGACCTGGCGGAGGTGCGCGCCCTGCGCGCGACCTTCCAGGAGGTGTTCGCCGCGCCCGACGCGGGCGCGGCGGTGGCCCTGCTGAACGTCCTGCTGGAGCGCACCCGCATCGCGGCCCGCCTGACCGAGCACGACGGCTGGCCGCTGCACGTCCACTACTTCGCGCCGGGGGCGTCGGTCGCCGAGCACCTCGCGGCCGACTACGGGGTGGCGCTGGCCCACCTGCTGGTCGAGAACGAGTGGGAGCGGCTGCGCACCTGCGCCGCCCCCGACTGCGACAAGGTCTTCGTGGACGAGTCCCGCAACCGCTCCCGCGTCTACTGCGACAGCCGCACCTGCGGCAACCGCATGCACGTCGCCGCCTACCGGGCGCGCAGGAGGGCCTGA
- a CDS encoding CDP-alcohol phosphatidyltransferase family protein, protein MTRVVLLGASPGPIAYDEPNVPPARLALTSLPGSPTVLARLYGQLTAMDPEPVAIVRPADADDHRRHAARVVESADTAADLRALADAAETAGDNLLLIPSGAVVHDELIYQITKSKRGALALVAKEPREEDENGEPVGYDVPIEDAEPEIGDRVLEGLMVRARVSRTRVVSVGSAYHAVTRPNAILLGPVHVHQRHAAVLAEAARELADMAHLFGPEDDLVQLLVLGLVRKGVSVGIRGRRDLFYARVGSQAETDAAVAAMAGINEDRARLNNAVKGADGFFTTYFVSTYSRFIARWAARRGLTPNQVTLISIALGVLSAGAFATGTRAGAVAGGLLIYFAFVFDCVDGQLARYARKFGVLGAWLDATFDRAKEYVVFAGLAVGSIVAGQGDVWTLALVALSVQSVRHLLDFSFGVANRRKPPVPLPTLALNVPDDRPLRDALEKRRNTRTGGVRGLLKLWTRAGRFRAVHWARKMIVFPIGERFAAIAITAAIFEPRITFLTLVIWGTIAAAYTLTGRLMRSLA, encoded by the coding sequence ATGACCCGCGTGGTCCTGCTGGGCGCCTCGCCCGGCCCGATCGCTTACGACGAGCCGAACGTCCCGCCCGCCCGCCTGGCGCTGACGTCGCTCCCCGGCTCCCCCACCGTCCTGGCACGGCTGTACGGCCAGCTCACCGCCATGGACCCGGAGCCCGTCGCCATCGTCCGCCCCGCCGACGCCGACGATCACCGCCGGCACGCCGCGCGGGTCGTCGAGTCCGCCGACACCGCCGCCGACCTGCGGGCGCTCGCCGACGCCGCCGAGACCGCGGGCGACAACCTCCTCCTCATCCCCTCCGGGGCCGTCGTCCACGACGAGCTGATCTACCAGATCACCAAGTCGAAGCGCGGCGCGCTGGCCCTGGTCGCCAAGGAGCCCCGCGAGGAGGACGAGAACGGCGAGCCCGTCGGCTACGACGTCCCCATCGAGGACGCCGAGCCGGAGATCGGCGACCGCGTCCTCGAAGGGCTCATGGTCCGCGCCCGCGTGAGCCGCACCCGCGTGGTGTCCGTGGGCTCGGCCTACCACGCGGTCACCCGCCCGAACGCGATCCTGCTCGGCCCGGTGCACGTCCACCAGCGCCACGCCGCCGTCCTGGCCGAGGCCGCGCGCGAGCTGGCCGACATGGCGCACCTGTTCGGGCCCGAGGACGACCTCGTCCAGCTCCTGGTGCTGGGCCTGGTCCGCAAGGGCGTCTCGGTCGGCATCCGCGGCCGCAGGGACCTGTTCTACGCCCGCGTCGGCTCCCAGGCCGAGACCGACGCCGCCGTGGCCGCCATGGCGGGCATCAACGAGGACCGGGCGCGGCTCAACAACGCGGTCAAGGGCGCGGACGGCTTCTTCACCACGTACTTCGTCAGCACCTACTCGCGCTTCATCGCCCGCTGGGCGGCCCGGCGCGGCCTCACCCCGAACCAGGTCACGCTGATCTCGATCGCGCTCGGCGTGCTGTCGGCCGGGGCCTTCGCGACGGGCACCCGCGCCGGCGCGGTGGCCGGCGGGCTGCTGATCTACTTCGCGTTCGTGTTCGACTGCGTGGACGGCCAGCTCGCCCGGTACGCCCGCAAGTTCGGCGTGCTCGGCGCGTGGCTGGACGCCACCTTCGACCGCGCCAAGGAGTACGTCGTGTTCGCGGGCCTCGCCGTCGGCTCGATCGTCGCCGGCCAAGGCGACGTCTGGACGCTGGCGCTGGTCGCCCTGTCGGTGCAGTCCGTGCGCCACCTGCTGGACTTCTCCTTCGGCGTGGCCAACCGCCGCAAGCCGCCGGTCCCCCTGCCCACCCTGGCGCTGAACGTCCCCGACGACCGTCCTCTGCGCGACGCGCTGGAGAAGCGCCGCAACACCCGCACCGGCGGCGTGCGCGGCCTGCTCAAGCTGTGGACGCGCGCCGGGCGGTTCCGCGCCGTCCACTGGGCGCGCAAGATGATCGTCTTCCCGATCGGCGAGCGGTTCGCCGCCATCGCGATCACCGCGGCGATCTTCGAGCCCCGCATCACGTTCCTCACGCTGGTCATCTGGGGCACGATCGCCGCCGCCTACACGCTCACCGGACGTCTCATGAGGTCGCTCGCATGA